In Marasmius oreades isolate 03SP1 chromosome 1, whole genome shotgun sequence, one DNA window encodes the following:
- a CDS encoding uncharacterized protein (BUSCO:EOG09262GNE): MKKFLFVFAQAHHAFRVPELKSISELYCLKIVIPEDQDPLRPFMVIELESEAHARILTKRCILIKSIYEFYCQGDDYEHLHDRNRENRHLWSRFIADTSFKFAVSAYNHKIPQVRQKEIVESFSYMGFLGKIDMKTPDIVMGCFEEYDDRRGQIRDKHEGDGNFRQVYFGRLVAEGTARALISMFDVKKRTYFGNTSMESEISLLMANQSLASPGKVIYDPFMGTGSMAYPTAYFGAHVYGSDIDGRQMRGKGDVSGVVRAASQYGVAQQILDLCTFDITHNPWRCGELFDAIVTDPPYGVRAGAKRLGRKKELDAERVLLYFYHRANPQPDDTPYIPPTRPYELSNLARDLVLLSRYLLKPDGRLVFFLPTVNDEYEEVDVHSMLCEGMEVIANSLQDFGSWGRRLVTIRKTTSIRYPPPSFAAPTEMAESEHVPAHKGFREKYFQGFKKPDGI, from the exons ATGAAAAAattcctcttcgtcttcgcTCAAGCTCATCATGCATTTCGAGTACCAGAACTGAAATCTATCTCAGAATTGTATTGTCTCAAGATCGTCATACCAGAAGATCAAGACCCACTTCGTCCGTTCATGGTAATTGAGTTGGAGAGCGAAGCTCATGCTCGAATACTTACTAAACGATGCATATTAATcaa GTCTATATACGAGTTTTATTGTCAAGGGGATGATTATGAGCACCTTCATGATCGTAATCGCGAAAATCGACACCTTTGGTCTCGATTCATAGCAGACACTTCATTCAAGTTCGCTGTATCAGCATATAACCACAAGATACCGCAAGTTCGTCAAAAGGAAATCGTGGAGAGCTTTTCATACATGGGCTTCCTCGGGAAGATTGACATGAAAACACCCGACATCGTCATGGGATGCTTTGAAGAAT ATGATGACCGCCGAGGTCAAATACGAGACAAACATGAAGGGGATGGAAACTTTCGTCAAGTTTACTTTGGTAGATTG GTAGCAGAAGGTACCGCACGGGCGTTGATTTCTATGTTTGACGTCAAGAAACGCACGTACTTCGGAAATACCAGCATGGAATCTGAAATCTCCTTGTTAATGGCAAACCAGTCATTG GCTTCACCAGGGAAAGTGATATACGATCCTTTTATGGGAACTGGGAGCATGGCCTAT CCCACAGCGTATTTTGGTGCTCATGTATATGGTTCCGATATCGATGGACGGCAAATGCGTGGAAAAG GTGACGTTTCAGGGGTTGTTCGAGCCGCTTCCCAGTACGGTGTGGCGCAGCAGATATTGGATCTGTGTACTTTCGATATAACTCACAATCCTTGGAGGTGCGGAGAATTATTCGATGCAATCGTCACTGACCCTCCTT ACGGTGTCCGGGCAGGTGCGAAACGGCTAGGACGTAAAAAAGAACTCGACGCAGAAAGGGTGCTGCTCTACTTTTACCACAGAGCAAATCCTCAACC TGATGATACACCTTATATTCCACCTACACGACCGTATGAACTATCCAACTTGGCGCGGGATCTAGTCTTACTGTCTCGGTATCTTTTGAAGCCTGATGGCCGACTTGTGTTCTTCTTGCCAACGGTAAACGATGAGTATGAAGAAGTAGATGTTCACTCCATGCTTTGCGAAGGCATGGAGGTCATAGCCAATTCCCTTCAGGATTTCGGCTCGTGGGGGCGCAGG CTCGTGACGATCCGGAAAACCACATCGATTCGATATCCACCACCTTCATTCGCTGCTCCGACAGAGATGGCAGAATCCGAACACGTCCCTGCCCACAAGGGTTTTCGTGAAAAGTATTTTCAAGGCTTCAAAAAACCAGATGGAATTTAA